The Hymenobacter oligotrophus genome has a window encoding:
- a CDS encoding ABC transporter permease: MFDLDKWSEIWSTVQRHKLRTSLTAFGVFWGIFMLVVLLGAGKGFRNGVEKEFDVAKNAIFVWSQRTSEPFKGMKPGRSVQFTNDDVAVLQRQVPEAALVLPRTSLHGTFTVQYGTKSSSFSVNGEYPGYPQVRPVALLSGRFINEPDVRDRRKIAVIGARVAEVLFGTQNPIGQQIRIKGTYFQVVGTFKGTGRAEEAQEDAQTIFIPLTTLQIAFNQVNKIDYFAFLPKPGVPAKVVETKVKQVLAQQHKVSPTDERAFGSANVEEEYARVQGLFLGIAGFSWWVSLGTIVAGIIGVSNIMLIVVKERTKEIGIRKAMGATPWSIVSMIVQESIVITAAAGMLGLLAGTALMAFLSNLIEGQDINFFYNPQVDVQVALTAVFMLVFCGALAGLVPATIAARVQPVVALRDE, from the coding sequence ATGTTCGACCTAGATAAGTGGAGCGAAATCTGGAGTACGGTGCAGCGGCACAAGCTGCGCACCTCGCTCACGGCCTTTGGCGTGTTCTGGGGCATCTTTATGCTGGTGGTGCTGCTGGGTGCGGGCAAAGGTTTTCGCAACGGCGTCGAGAAAGAATTCGACGTAGCCAAGAACGCCATCTTCGTATGGTCGCAGCGCACGAGCGAGCCGTTTAAGGGCATGAAACCGGGCCGCTCGGTGCAGTTCACCAACGACGATGTGGCCGTGCTGCAGCGGCAAGTGCCCGAGGCCGCATTGGTGTTGCCGCGCACCTCCTTGCACGGCACTTTCACGGTGCAGTACGGCACCAAAAGCTCGTCGTTTTCGGTGAACGGCGAGTACCCCGGCTACCCGCAGGTGCGGCCGGTGGCACTGCTGTCGGGGCGCTTCATCAACGAGCCCGACGTGCGCGACCGACGCAAAATTGCCGTGATTGGGGCGCGGGTGGCCGAGGTGCTGTTTGGCACGCAAAACCCCATTGGGCAGCAAATTCGCATCAAGGGCACCTACTTTCAGGTGGTGGGCACCTTTAAGGGCACGGGCCGGGCCGAGGAGGCGCAGGAAGACGCCCAAACCATCTTCATTCCGCTCACCACCCTGCAGATTGCCTTCAACCAAGTCAACAAGATTGACTATTTCGCTTTCCTGCCCAAGCCCGGCGTGCCGGCCAAAGTGGTGGAAACGAAAGTAAAGCAGGTATTGGCGCAGCAACACAAAGTATCGCCTACCGACGAGCGGGCGTTTGGCTCGGCCAACGTAGAGGAAGAATACGCCCGCGTGCAGGGCCTCTTCCTGGGTATTGCCGGCTTTAGCTGGTGGGTAAGCCTAGGTACCATTGTGGCCGGCATCATCGGGGTGAGCAACATTATGCTCATCGTGGTGAAAGAGCGCACCAAGGAAATCGGCATCCGCAAGGCTATGGGCGCCACGCCTTGGAGCATTGTGAGCATGATTGTGCAGGAAAGCATCGTGATTACGGCCGCAGCGGGCATGCTCGGCCTGCTGGCCGGCACTGCGCTTATGGCTTTCCTGAGCAACCTCATCGAAGGCCAGGACATCAACTTCTTTTACAACCCGCAGGTGGATGTGCAGGTGGCCCTTACGGCCGTGTTCATGCTGGTTTTCTGCGGGGCTTTGGCCGGGCTAGTGCCAGCCACCATTGCCGCCCGCGTGCAGCCCGTAGTGGCCCTGCGCGACGAGTAA
- a CDS encoding efflux RND transporter periplasmic adaptor subunit, giving the protein MKRVFLVLLLVLLLGGFGWLGRYFYLQAHADPITYKTEQPFVADITKKTVATGSIVPRREVQIKPQVSGIVEELYVEAGQPIKEGQLIARIRTVPNAASVNNAQNQIQQARVALETSQQELERQRPLYEQKVIAQQEYNRLLNDVRARRQALEAAQNDLQIAQRGASRNTGGATNVVRSTITGLLLDVPVKVGSSVVERNNFNEGTTLATVADMNSLVFEGKIDESEAGKVREGMPIKLTVGAIEGTAFPATLEYIAPKGVTEEGAIKFQVRAKVQPQPGVFLRAGYSANGDIVLDHKKQVLAIREALLQFGKLNKDSVFVEVETAPQQFQKKLVKTGISDGINVEIVSGLSKGDKLKVLGPATDEKKG; this is encoded by the coding sequence ATGAAACGCGTCTTCCTCGTCCTTCTTCTCGTGCTTCTGCTAGGCGGCTTCGGGTGGCTGGGCCGCTACTTCTACCTGCAGGCCCACGCCGACCCCATCACCTACAAAACCGAGCAGCCTTTTGTGGCCGATATCACCAAGAAAACGGTGGCTACCGGCAGCATTGTGCCCCGCCGCGAGGTGCAGATTAAGCCGCAGGTTTCGGGCATTGTAGAGGAATTGTACGTGGAGGCCGGCCAGCCCATCAAAGAAGGCCAGCTGATTGCGCGCATCCGCACGGTGCCCAACGCCGCCAGCGTCAACAACGCTCAAAACCAGATTCAGCAGGCGCGCGTGGCTTTGGAAACCAGCCAGCAGGAGCTGGAGCGGCAGCGCCCCCTGTACGAGCAGAAGGTGATTGCGCAGCAAGAGTACAACCGCCTGCTCAACGACGTGCGCGCCCGGCGCCAAGCCCTTGAGGCTGCCCAAAACGACCTGCAAATTGCCCAGCGCGGCGCCTCGCGCAACACCGGCGGCGCTACCAACGTGGTGCGCTCTACCATTACGGGGTTGCTGCTCGATGTGCCCGTGAAAGTGGGCTCGTCGGTGGTGGAGCGTAACAACTTCAACGAGGGCACCACCCTGGCCACCGTGGCCGACATGAACAGCCTGGTGTTTGAGGGCAAAATCGACGAAAGCGAAGCAGGCAAAGTGCGCGAGGGCATGCCCATTAAACTCACGGTGGGCGCTATCGAAGGCACGGCGTTTCCGGCCACGCTGGAGTACATCGCGCCGAAGGGCGTGACGGAGGAAGGCGCCATCAAATTTCAGGTGCGGGCCAAGGTGCAGCCGCAGCCGGGTGTGTTTTTGCGCGCGGGCTACTCGGCAAACGGCGACATTGTGCTCGACCACAAAAAGCAGGTGCTGGCTATTCGGGAAGCGCTGCTGCAGTTTGGCAAGCTGAACAAGGACAGCGTGTTTGTGGAGGTGGAAACCGCGCCGCAGCAGTTCCAGAAAAAGCTGGTGAAAACGGGCATTTCCGACGGCATCAACGTCGAGATTGTATCGGGCCTGAGCAAGGGCGATAAGCTGAAGGTACTGGGCCCCGCCACCGACGAGAAGAAAGGCTAA